In Callospermophilus lateralis isolate mCalLat2 chromosome 10, mCalLat2.hap1, whole genome shotgun sequence, a single genomic region encodes these proteins:
- the Alg3 gene encoding dol-P-Man:Man(5)GlcNAc(2)-PP-Dol alpha-1,3-mannosyltransferase isoform X1 yields MAAGLRKRSRAGSAAQPAGVCGQWLQRAWQERSLLLWEPRYTLRVASCLCLAEVGITFWVIHRVAYTEIDWKAYMAQVEGVINGTYDYTQLQGDTGPLVYPAGFVYIFMGLYYATGQGTDIRMAQNIFAVLYLVTLLLVFLIYHQTCKVPPFVFFFMCCASYRVHSIFVLRLFNDPVAMALLFLSINLFLAQRWGWGCCCFSLAVSVKMNVLLFAPGLLFLLLTQFGFRGALPKLGICAVLQVVLGLPFLLENPIGYLSRSFDLGRQFLFRWTVNWRFLPEALFLHRAFHLALLAAHLTLLLLFALCRWHRTGESILSLLKDPSKRKVPPQPLTPNQIVSTLFTSNFIGICFSRSLHYQFYVWYFHTLPYLLWAMPAHWLTHLLRLLVLGLIELSWNTYPSTSCSSAALHICHAVILLQLWLGPQPFPKNIQHIKKAH; encoded by the exons ATGGCGGCTGGGCTGCGGAAACGCAGCCGGGCGGGTTCCGCGGCCCAGCCGGCGGGAGTCTGCGGACAATGGCTACAACGCGCCTGGCAAGAGCGGAGCTTATTGCTTTGGGAGCCGCGCTACACGCTGCGGGtggcctcctgcctctgcctggcAGAGGTGGGCATCACCTTCTGGGTCATTCACAGGGTAGCAT ACACAGAGATTGACTGGAAGGCCTACATGGCCCAAGTGGAAGGCGTCATCAATGGCACTTATGACTATACACAACTGCAGGGTGACACTGGACCTCTTGT CTACCCAGCTGGCTTTGTGTACATCTTTATGGGACTATACTATGCCACTGGCCAGGGCACTGATATCCGCATGGCACAGAATATCTTTGCTGTGCTTTACCTGGTGACTTTGCTACTCGTTTTCTTAATCTACCACCAGACTTGTAAG GTACCTCCCTTCGTCTTTTTCTTCATGTGCTGCGCTTCTTACCGGGTCCACTCCATCTTCGTGCTGCGGCTCTTCAATGACCCAGTGGCCATGGCGCTGCTTTTCCTCAGTATCAACCTCTTCCTGGCCCagcgctggggctggggctgctgCTGTTTCAG CCTGGCGGTCTCCGTGAAGATGAATGTGCTACTCTTTGCCCCTGGTTTACTGTTCCTTCTCCTTACGCAGTTTGGTTTCCGTGGTGCCCTCCCCAAGCTGGGCATCTGTGCTGTCCTTCAG GTGGTGCTGGGGCTCCCTTTCCTGCTGGAGAACCCCATTGGCTATCTATCCCGCTCCTTTGATCTTGGCCGCCAATTTCTCTTCCGCTGGACAGTAAACTGGCGCTTCCTCCCTGAGGCCCTATTCCTGCATAGAGCTTTCCACCTGGCCCTGTTGGCTGCCCACCTCACCCTGCTCTTGCTATTTGCCCTCTGCAGATGGCACAG GACTGGGGAAAGTATCCTGTCGCTGCTGAAGGATCCCTCCAAAAGGAAGGTtccaccccagcccctcacaccCAATCA GATTGTTTCTACCCTCTTCACCTCCAACTTCATTGGTATCTGCTTCAGCCGCTCTCTCCACTACCAATTCTATGTCTGGTATTTCCACACACTGCCCTACCTCCTGTGGGCCATGCCTGCACACTGGCTCACACACCTGCTCAG GTTGCTGGTGCTGGGGCTCATCGAGCTCTCCTGGAATACATACCCATCTACATCCTGCAGCTCTGCTGCCCTGCACATATGCCATGCTGTCATCCTGCTGCAGCTCTGGCTGGGCCCACAGCCTTTCCCCAAGAACATCCAGCACATCAAGAAAGCCCACTGA
- the Alg3 gene encoding dol-P-Man:Man(5)GlcNAc(2)-PP-Dol alpha-1,3-mannosyltransferase isoform X2, producing the protein MATTRLARAELIALGAALHAAGGLLPLPGRDTEIDWKAYMAQVEGVINGTYDYTQLQGDTGPLVYPAGFVYIFMGLYYATGQGTDIRMAQNIFAVLYLVTLLLVFLIYHQTCKVPPFVFFFMCCASYRVHSIFVLRLFNDPVAMALLFLSINLFLAQRWGWGCCCFSLAVSVKMNVLLFAPGLLFLLLTQFGFRGALPKLGICAVLQVVLGLPFLLENPIGYLSRSFDLGRQFLFRWTVNWRFLPEALFLHRAFHLALLAAHLTLLLLFALCRWHRTGESILSLLKDPSKRKVPPQPLTPNQIVSTLFTSNFIGICFSRSLHYQFYVWYFHTLPYLLWAMPAHWLTHLLRLLVLGLIELSWNTYPSTSCSSAALHICHAVILLQLWLGPQPFPKNIQHIKKAH; encoded by the exons ATGGCTACAACGCGCCTGGCAAGAGCGGAGCTTATTGCTTTGGGAGCCGCGCTACACGCTGCGGGtggcctcctgcctctgcctggcAGAG ACACAGAGATTGACTGGAAGGCCTACATGGCCCAAGTGGAAGGCGTCATCAATGGCACTTATGACTATACACAACTGCAGGGTGACACTGGACCTCTTGT CTACCCAGCTGGCTTTGTGTACATCTTTATGGGACTATACTATGCCACTGGCCAGGGCACTGATATCCGCATGGCACAGAATATCTTTGCTGTGCTTTACCTGGTGACTTTGCTACTCGTTTTCTTAATCTACCACCAGACTTGTAAG GTACCTCCCTTCGTCTTTTTCTTCATGTGCTGCGCTTCTTACCGGGTCCACTCCATCTTCGTGCTGCGGCTCTTCAATGACCCAGTGGCCATGGCGCTGCTTTTCCTCAGTATCAACCTCTTCCTGGCCCagcgctggggctggggctgctgCTGTTTCAG CCTGGCGGTCTCCGTGAAGATGAATGTGCTACTCTTTGCCCCTGGTTTACTGTTCCTTCTCCTTACGCAGTTTGGTTTCCGTGGTGCCCTCCCCAAGCTGGGCATCTGTGCTGTCCTTCAG GTGGTGCTGGGGCTCCCTTTCCTGCTGGAGAACCCCATTGGCTATCTATCCCGCTCCTTTGATCTTGGCCGCCAATTTCTCTTCCGCTGGACAGTAAACTGGCGCTTCCTCCCTGAGGCCCTATTCCTGCATAGAGCTTTCCACCTGGCCCTGTTGGCTGCCCACCTCACCCTGCTCTTGCTATTTGCCCTCTGCAGATGGCACAG GACTGGGGAAAGTATCCTGTCGCTGCTGAAGGATCCCTCCAAAAGGAAGGTtccaccccagcccctcacaccCAATCA GATTGTTTCTACCCTCTTCACCTCCAACTTCATTGGTATCTGCTTCAGCCGCTCTCTCCACTACCAATTCTATGTCTGGTATTTCCACACACTGCCCTACCTCCTGTGGGCCATGCCTGCACACTGGCTCACACACCTGCTCAG GTTGCTGGTGCTGGGGCTCATCGAGCTCTCCTGGAATACATACCCATCTACATCCTGCAGCTCTGCTGCCCTGCACATATGCCATGCTGTCATCCTGCTGCAGCTCTGGCTGGGCCCACAGCCTTTCCCCAAGAACATCCAGCACATCAAGAAAGCCCACTGA
- the Alg3 gene encoding dol-P-Man:Man(5)GlcNAc(2)-PP-Dol alpha-1,3-mannosyltransferase isoform X3: MAQVEGVINGTYDYTQLQGDTGPLVYPAGFVYIFMGLYYATGQGTDIRMAQNIFAVLYLVTLLLVFLIYHQTCKVPPFVFFFMCCASYRVHSIFVLRLFNDPVAMALLFLSINLFLAQRWGWGCCCFSLAVSVKMNVLLFAPGLLFLLLTQFGFRGALPKLGICAVLQVVLGLPFLLENPIGYLSRSFDLGRQFLFRWTVNWRFLPEALFLHRAFHLALLAAHLTLLLLFALCRWHRTGESILSLLKDPSKRKVPPQPLTPNQIVSTLFTSNFIGICFSRSLHYQFYVWYFHTLPYLLWAMPAHWLTHLLRLLVLGLIELSWNTYPSTSCSSAALHICHAVILLQLWLGPQPFPKNIQHIKKAH, encoded by the exons ATGGCCCAAGTGGAAGGCGTCATCAATGGCACTTATGACTATACACAACTGCAGGGTGACACTGGACCTCTTGT CTACCCAGCTGGCTTTGTGTACATCTTTATGGGACTATACTATGCCACTGGCCAGGGCACTGATATCCGCATGGCACAGAATATCTTTGCTGTGCTTTACCTGGTGACTTTGCTACTCGTTTTCTTAATCTACCACCAGACTTGTAAG GTACCTCCCTTCGTCTTTTTCTTCATGTGCTGCGCTTCTTACCGGGTCCACTCCATCTTCGTGCTGCGGCTCTTCAATGACCCAGTGGCCATGGCGCTGCTTTTCCTCAGTATCAACCTCTTCCTGGCCCagcgctggggctggggctgctgCTGTTTCAG CCTGGCGGTCTCCGTGAAGATGAATGTGCTACTCTTTGCCCCTGGTTTACTGTTCCTTCTCCTTACGCAGTTTGGTTTCCGTGGTGCCCTCCCCAAGCTGGGCATCTGTGCTGTCCTTCAG GTGGTGCTGGGGCTCCCTTTCCTGCTGGAGAACCCCATTGGCTATCTATCCCGCTCCTTTGATCTTGGCCGCCAATTTCTCTTCCGCTGGACAGTAAACTGGCGCTTCCTCCCTGAGGCCCTATTCCTGCATAGAGCTTTCCACCTGGCCCTGTTGGCTGCCCACCTCACCCTGCTCTTGCTATTTGCCCTCTGCAGATGGCACAG GACTGGGGAAAGTATCCTGTCGCTGCTGAAGGATCCCTCCAAAAGGAAGGTtccaccccagcccctcacaccCAATCA GATTGTTTCTACCCTCTTCACCTCCAACTTCATTGGTATCTGCTTCAGCCGCTCTCTCCACTACCAATTCTATGTCTGGTATTTCCACACACTGCCCTACCTCCTGTGGGCCATGCCTGCACACTGGCTCACACACCTGCTCAG GTTGCTGGTGCTGGGGCTCATCGAGCTCTCCTGGAATACATACCCATCTACATCCTGCAGCTCTGCTGCCCTGCACATATGCCATGCTGTCATCCTGCTGCAGCTCTGGCTGGGCCCACAGCCTTTCCCCAAGAACATCCAGCACATCAAGAAAGCCCACTGA
- the Eef1akmt4 gene encoding EEF1A lysine methyltransferase 4 produces the protein MASPGTPAPGPELPEQNFEYCEVQYWDQRYRGAADSAPYEWFGDFSSFRSLLEPELRPEDRILVLGCGNSALSYELFLGGFPDVTSVDYSSVVVAAMQARYAHIPRLRWETMDVRMLAFPSGSFDVVLEKGTLDALLAGEQDPWTISSEGIHIVDQVLSEVSRVLVPGGRFISMTSAAPHFRTRHYAQARYGWSLRHATYGSGFHYHFYLMHKGGELSVAQLALGAQILSPPSPPTSPCFFQDSDHEDFLSAIQL, from the exons ATGGCCTCTCCCGGGACCCCGGCACCCGGGCCGGAGTTACCCGAGCAGAACTTCGAGTACTGCGAGGTCCAGTACTGGGACCAGCGCTACCGAGGCGCGGCGGACTCTGCGCCCTACGAGTGGTTCGGGGACTTCTCCTCCTTCCGTTCCCTCCTAGAGCCTGAGCTGCGGCCGGAGGACCGTATCCTTGTGCTAG GTTGCGGGAACAGTGCTCTGAGCTACGAACTGTTCCTTGGAGGCTTTCCTGATGTGACCAGTGTGGATTACTCATCAGTAGTGGTGGCTGCCATGCAGGCTCGCTATGCCCATATACCCAGGCTGCGTTGGGAGACCATGGATGTGCGGATGCTTGCCTTCCCTAGTGGCTCCTTTGATGTGGTGCTTGAGAAGGGCACACTGGATGCCCTGCTGGCTGGGGAACAGGATCCCTGGACCATATCATCTGAAGGTATCCACATTGTGGACCAGGTGCTCAGTGAG GTGAGCCGGGTGCTGGTCCCTGGGGGCCGGTTCATCTCAATGACCTCTGCAGCCCCCCACTTTCGGACCAGACACTATGCCCAAGCCCGATATGGCTGGTCCTTGAGGCATGCAACCTACGGCAGCGGTTTCCACTACCACTTCTACCTCATGCACAAGGGTGGGGAGCTCAGTGTGGCCCAGCTGGCCCTAGGAGCCCAGATCCTGTCACCTCCCAGCCCTCCCACCTCACCCTGCTTCTTCCAAGACTCAGATCATGAAGACTTTCTCAGTGCCATTCAGCTGTGA